One Ensifer adhaerens genomic region harbors:
- a CDS encoding ABC transporter substrate-binding protein: MKLRKHLLAGLAFAFLASSASAETLRWGSPRDIFSLDPYSYGSTSNLAFLNHVYEGLTRYTPEFKVEPALATSWEMVKDKVWRFHLRKGVKFQNGAEFNADDVVASMARVSHPTSPLRGNIPAYVSTTKVDDYTVDIEVNSPNPLFLNDMTNIFMFDKDWLVDNKSELPTDVGAKVEGYATYNTNGTGPFKVESRVPDSKTVLIKNDGWWDTPKHNLDRIEFMPITSAATRVAALLSGEIDLTDGAPVQDLERLKSSPDIKVIERTDLRTVHMVFNRHETFADGRENFFNNIKVRQAIDHAIDRQLIFKRVMRGKSHVAGTMVAPEIPGYSAELDVPTAYDPELSKKLLEEAGAVGKEFTLVCMNDESVNEEDVCSALVSMLSRVGLKPTLDIGPRAVQAPKRAGGKSDAYMIGWANEPTLDAYSILVQVLSTREGAAGVANYGGWSYPELDAMVKKAALEMDHDKRLAIETEALKFAKDEVIMIPLHQQPMAWAMSKNVTDVTIRADNKPRHWLTRIGD; encoded by the coding sequence ATGAAACTGAGAAAGCATCTCCTCGCGGGGTTGGCATTTGCCTTTCTCGCATCCTCGGCCTCCGCCGAAACGCTGCGTTGGGGTAGCCCGCGGGACATCTTCTCGCTCGACCCCTATTCCTATGGCAGCACCTCGAACCTTGCCTTCCTCAACCACGTGTACGAAGGCCTGACCCGCTATACGCCGGAGTTCAAGGTCGAGCCGGCGCTCGCCACGAGCTGGGAGATGGTCAAGGACAAGGTCTGGCGCTTCCATCTGCGCAAGGGCGTAAAGTTCCAAAACGGCGCCGAGTTCAACGCTGACGACGTCGTCGCCTCCATGGCCCGCGTCAGCCATCCGACCTCGCCGCTGCGCGGCAACATTCCGGCCTATGTCTCGACCACCAAGGTCGACGATTACACGGTCGACATCGAAGTCAATTCGCCGAACCCGCTCTTCCTCAACGACATGACCAACATCTTCATGTTCGACAAGGACTGGCTGGTCGACAACAAGTCGGAGCTTCCGACCGACGTCGGCGCCAAGGTCGAAGGCTACGCCACCTACAACACCAACGGCACCGGCCCGTTCAAGGTCGAATCGCGCGTGCCCGACAGCAAGACCGTTCTCATCAAGAACGACGGCTGGTGGGATACGCCGAAGCACAATCTCGACCGCATCGAATTCATGCCGATTACTTCGGCCGCAACCCGCGTCGCAGCGCTGCTTTCGGGCGAAATCGATCTGACCGATGGTGCGCCGGTGCAGGATCTTGAGCGCCTGAAGAGCTCGCCGGACATCAAGGTCATCGAGCGCACTGACCTGCGCACCGTTCACATGGTCTTCAACCGTCACGAGACCTTCGCCGACGGTCGCGAAAACTTCTTCAACAACATCAAGGTGCGCCAGGCGATTGACCATGCCATCGACCGCCAACTGATCTTCAAGCGCGTGATGCGCGGCAAGTCGCATGTCGCCGGCACCATGGTTGCTCCGGAAATCCCGGGCTACAGCGCCGAACTCGACGTGCCGACCGCGTATGATCCGGAACTGTCCAAGAAGCTGCTCGAAGAGGCAGGCGCCGTCGGCAAGGAGTTCACGCTCGTCTGCATGAACGACGAAAGCGTCAACGAGGAAGACGTCTGCAGCGCACTGGTCTCTATGCTGTCGCGCGTCGGTCTGAAGCCGACCCTCGACATCGGTCCGCGCGCCGTGCAGGCGCCGAAGCGCGCCGGCGGCAAGTCCGACGCCTACATGATCGGCTGGGCCAACGAGCCGACGCTCGATGCCTACTCGATCCTGGTTCAGGTTCTCTCGACCCGCGAAGGCGCGGCCGGCGTCGCCAACTATGGCGGCTGGTCCTATCCGGAACTCGACGCGATGGTGAAGAAGGCCGCGCTCGAGATGGATCACGACAAGCGTCTGGCGATCGAAACCGAGGCGCTGAAGTTCGCCAAGGATGAGGTCATCATGATCCCGTTGCACCAGCAGCCGATGGCCTGGGCAATGTCGAAGAACGTCACGGATGTGACCATTCGGGCCGACAACAAGCCGCGTCACTGGCTGACCCGTATCGGCGATTGA
- a CDS encoding nucleoside 2-deoxyribosyltransferase, which produces MRVKVYLAGPEVFLPNAAEIQKLKAELARAAGFTPLVPGDLEIPPAPTKHQRGLAIYAVDEGMMLAADIIIANLTPFRGISADVGTVFELGFMCGHSKHVYAYTNTSRSYYERILHDHYGGKAGLRLDGRMAGPDGLSIEDFDMADNLMLDGGVLRREGRLVQREVPEADRLTDLQAFKECLAIAAKRHLA; this is translated from the coding sequence ATGCGCGTGAAAGTCTATCTCGCTGGCCCGGAAGTGTTTCTGCCCAATGCGGCGGAGATTCAGAAATTGAAGGCAGAGTTGGCGCGTGCAGCCGGGTTCACACCGCTCGTGCCCGGCGATCTTGAGATTCCGCCGGCTCCGACCAAGCATCAGCGCGGCCTTGCGATCTACGCCGTCGACGAAGGCATGATGCTTGCCGCCGACATCATCATCGCCAACCTGACACCGTTTCGCGGCATCAGCGCCGATGTCGGCACGGTCTTCGAACTCGGCTTCATGTGCGGTCACAGCAAGCACGTCTATGCCTATACGAACACCTCCCGCAGCTACTACGAGCGCATCTTGCACGACCACTACGGCGGCAAGGCCGGCTTGCGCCTCGACGGCCGCATGGCCGGTCCGGACGGGCTCAGCATCGAAGACTTCGATATGGCCGACAACCTGATGCTCGATGGCGGCGTTCTGCGAAGGGAAGGCAGGCTCGTCCAGCGCGAAGTGCCTGAGGCCGATCGCCTGACCGACCTGCAAGCCTTCAAGGAATGCCTTGCGATTGCCGCAAAGCGGCATTTGGCATAA
- a CDS encoding pentapeptide repeat-containing protein codes for MKALVVPAAAIGLVAFAAPSMAHAASCKDSASPGADWTDCNKKALMLGGSDLQGANLVNTDFTLTDLRGANLTEANLEKATLVRSSIAGATANGANFSKIEAYRCNFAGVSAEKASFVNSELQRANFSGARLTGASFEKAELGRANFDKAELTGTRFTHANLSRADLTSTSFSGPIDFQGAFMFLTRIEGVDLSEATGLEQEQVDMTCGDSSTKLPAGMSTPAGWPCASD; via the coding sequence ATGAAGGCACTGGTCGTTCCGGCGGCGGCTATAGGCCTAGTGGCGTTCGCAGCGCCGTCGATGGCGCATGCCGCCAGTTGCAAGGATTCCGCATCGCCTGGAGCCGATTGGACCGACTGCAACAAGAAAGCGCTTATGCTCGGCGGCAGCGACCTTCAGGGTGCCAATCTCGTCAACACCGACTTCACCTTGACGGATCTGCGCGGTGCGAACCTGACAGAAGCCAATCTGGAAAAGGCAACTCTGGTTCGATCCTCGATTGCGGGCGCGACCGCGAATGGCGCGAACTTCTCCAAAATCGAAGCCTATCGGTGCAATTTCGCAGGCGTCTCCGCCGAGAAGGCATCGTTCGTCAATTCCGAGCTGCAGCGGGCCAATTTCAGCGGTGCCCGCCTGACGGGGGCAAGCTTTGAGAAGGCCGAACTCGGCCGGGCGAATTTCGACAAGGCGGAGCTCACCGGAACCCGGTTTACCCATGCCAACCTTTCGCGCGCGGACCTGACCAGCACGAGTTTTTCCGGCCCGATCGATTTCCAGGGGGCGTTCATGTTCCTGACACGTATCGAGGGCGTCGACCTGTCCGAGGCAACCGGACTTGAACAGGAGCAGGTCGACATGACTTGCGGTGACAGCTCGACCAAGCTTCCCGCCGGCATGAGCACGCCGGCGGGCTGGCCCTGCGCCAGCGACTGA
- a CDS encoding LysR substrate-binding domain-containing protein translates to MSSDHFGELHSQMSATRLPPLAALRCFEAAARLESFSRAADALHLTHGAISRAVRLIEDELGVALFERRSRRVFLTEAGRKLAAAVREGFGLVESAVREIRDVARTPALVVSCEPTLLMRWLIPRLPDFQARHPEVSIHLVAGGGPVSLGRGIDLAIRRDDFPRSGGTHAVPLFPERIGPVCRTDKIALFFNEAEAGSLPQLRKDAIPLHTRTRPNAWETWGTTADRAAPEQRGQVFEHFYISLQAAIAGIGVAIGPWQLVRDDIDNGILAAPCGFIEDGTAYHLLSPSAIGDHGPSAALRDWLLAESI, encoded by the coding sequence ATGAGTTCTGACCATTTTGGTGAGCTGCACTCACAGATGTCGGCGACGCGGCTTCCGCCGCTGGCGGCGCTGCGCTGTTTCGAGGCGGCGGCCAGACTCGAGAGCTTCAGTCGCGCCGCGGACGCGCTCCATCTGACGCACGGCGCGATCAGTCGCGCGGTCCGGCTTATCGAAGACGAACTCGGCGTGGCGCTGTTCGAACGCCGCAGCCGGCGTGTCTTCCTGACAGAAGCGGGGCGAAAGTTGGCGGCGGCCGTGCGCGAAGGTTTCGGTCTGGTGGAGAGTGCCGTCCGGGAGATCAGGGACGTGGCGCGAACGCCGGCGTTGGTGGTCTCCTGCGAGCCGACCCTTCTGATGCGCTGGCTGATACCGCGCCTTCCTGATTTCCAGGCGCGGCATCCGGAGGTGTCTATCCATCTCGTTGCCGGAGGTGGGCCGGTGTCCTTGGGCCGTGGCATCGATCTGGCGATCCGACGCGATGATTTTCCTCGATCGGGGGGCACTCATGCCGTGCCGCTCTTTCCAGAGCGAATAGGTCCGGTCTGCCGAACGGACAAAATCGCCCTGTTTTTTAACGAGGCTGAGGCCGGCTCTTTGCCTCAATTGCGCAAGGACGCGATCCCCTTGCATACGCGAACGCGGCCAAATGCGTGGGAGACCTGGGGGACGACGGCAGACCGCGCCGCACCCGAACAGCGCGGCCAAGTCTTCGAGCATTTCTATATCAGCCTTCAGGCGGCCATCGCCGGGATCGGCGTGGCGATCGGGCCTTGGCAACTCGTCCGCGACGATATCGACAATGGCATCCTGGCCGCGCCGTGCGGTTTTATCGAAGACGGTACGGCCTATCATCTGCTGTCGCCGTCAGCGATCGGCGACCATGGACCAAGCGCGGCGTTGCGTGACTGGCTGCTGGCCGAATCGATCTGA
- a CDS encoding LysE family transporter, with the protein MTELLAVVTITIFAVISPGPDFAMVTRNSLLLSQRAGVLTALGIAAGVWVHVAYTLLGVGLLIRQSLFLFTVLKFVGAAYLIWLGIRMLRTKPAETTGLAAHPALSDIGALRVGFLTNALNPKTTVFVVSLFMQVVGPTTALPVQMGYGAFISAAHLIWFAIVALFFSSGTVRLRLIALRHWIDRTFGALLVGFGALLATASVTR; encoded by the coding sequence ATGACTGAACTGTTAGCTGTAGTAACCATTACAATCTTTGCAGTCATCAGTCCGGGGCCGGATTTCGCGATGGTGACACGCAACAGCCTGCTTTTGTCGCAGCGGGCCGGCGTCCTGACGGCGCTCGGTATCGCCGCCGGCGTCTGGGTCCATGTCGCCTACACTTTGCTCGGCGTCGGCCTCTTGATTCGCCAGTCGCTATTTCTCTTCACAGTCCTGAAGTTCGTCGGCGCCGCCTATCTGATCTGGCTTGGCATCAGGATGCTACGCACCAAGCCAGCCGAAACGACGGGCTTGGCCGCACATCCCGCCCTCTCCGACATCGGTGCGCTGCGTGTGGGGTTTCTCACCAACGCGCTCAACCCCAAAACGACGGTCTTTGTCGTCAGCCTGTTCATGCAAGTCGTCGGGCCGACCACGGCTCTGCCCGTCCAGATGGGTTACGGCGCGTTTATCTCTGCCGCACATCTGATCTGGTTCGCAATCGTTGCCCTGTTCTTTTCCTCCGGGACGGTACGGCTTCGTCTTATCGCGCTTCGCCACTGGATCGATCGCACCTTCGGCGCCCTGCTCGTCGGCTTCGGCGCGTTGCTGGCAACGGCAAGCGTGACACGCTAG